The following proteins are encoded in a genomic region of Galbibacter sp. BG1:
- a CDS encoding energy transducer TonB yields the protein MSLLDTRHKKKSFTVTTVLLSILLFLMFYIGLSYLDPPLESGISVNFGTTNYGSGNVQPKEKIKSTPVKQPEVKETPVEEIPKPTTPTETAQTKSEDVVTQDNEESVVIKKKKEAEAKKKAEEEAKRKAQAEAERKERERKAEEERVRKEQEAKKKNLDNLIGGLNSSEGTATGGEGNDNRAGDKGQPDGDPYATSYYGGSGSGSGGVGYGLNGRNLVAGNKFVQDCNESGTVVVQIEVDRSGKVINATPGVKGTTNAAKCLLDAASKTARSYKWNSDPNAPSRQIGFIVVNFKLGE from the coding sequence ATGTCGCTACTAGATACAAGACATAAAAAAAAGTCGTTTACAGTAACAACCGTTCTGTTGTCGATACTGCTATTCCTCATGTTTTATATCGGACTCTCATATTTGGATCCGCCTTTGGAAAGTGGGATCTCTGTGAATTTCGGTACCACTAACTACGGAAGCGGAAATGTTCAACCCAAAGAGAAAATAAAAAGTACTCCCGTTAAGCAGCCCGAAGTTAAGGAAACCCCGGTGGAGGAAATTCCAAAACCAACGACGCCAACCGAAACTGCTCAAACCAAATCAGAAGATGTGGTTACGCAGGATAACGAAGAATCGGTGGTAATCAAGAAAAAGAAGGAAGCCGAAGCTAAAAAGAAAGCAGAAGAGGAAGCAAAACGAAAAGCCCAGGCAGAAGCCGAGCGTAAAGAAAGAGAGCGAAAAGCCGAAGAAGAGCGGGTTCGAAAAGAGCAAGAGGCGAAGAAGAAAAACCTTGATAATTTAATTGGCGGACTCAATAGCTCCGAGGGTACTGCAACGGGAGGAGAAGGAAACGACAACCGCGCAGGCGATAAAGGTCAGCCCGATGGCGATCCCTATGCAACTAGTTACTACGGTGGCAGTGGAAGTGGTTCTGGTGGTGTGGGTTACGGACTTAATGGCCGTAATCTGGTTGCAGGAAACAAATTCGTTCAAGATTGTAATGAATCTGGTACGGTAGTGGTGCAAATTGAGGTAGATCGCTCTGGTAAGGTTATAAATGCGACTCCAGGTGTAAAGGGTACCACTAATGCTGCCAAGTGTTTATTGGATGCAGCCAGTAAAACGGCAAGATCTTACAAATGGAATTCAGATCCCAATGCCCCATCAAGGCAAATAGGTTTTATCGTGGTTAATTTTAAACTCGGTGAGTAA
- a CDS encoding bifunctional folylpolyglutamate synthase/dihydrofolate synthase, which translates to MFGRLPMYQKQGQSAFKPKLTNTILLAEHLQNPENNFKSIHVAGTNGKGSTSHMMASVLQEAGYKVGLYTSPHLKDFRERIKIDGKEISEEFVVNFIAENKPFFETHELSFFEMTVGMAFQYFSEEKVDIAIVEVGLGGRFDSTNIITPEISVITNIGFDHTDFLGDTLGKIAWEKGGIIKPNVPVVISEYHEETFPVFQKIAIEKQASMSLASKLELNYKSDLLGDYQVNNIKAVVATLKELKGFKVSEENIINGLQNTVKNTGLMGRWQQLGEHPTIICDTAHNKEGLSIVMKQLSKQDFIRLHMVLGFVKDKKLEDIVPILPKNALYYFCSPNISRGLNAEILKEKAKENGLIGAVFSSVSEALEAARNAANEDDFIYVGGSTFVVAEVV; encoded by the coding sequence ATGTTTGGAAGGTTGCCCATGTATCAAAAACAAGGGCAATCTGCTTTTAAACCCAAGTTGACTAATACTATTCTATTGGCAGAACATCTTCAAAACCCCGAAAATAATTTTAAATCCATTCATGTAGCCGGAACCAATGGCAAAGGTTCTACCAGCCATATGATGGCTTCTGTGCTTCAAGAAGCAGGTTATAAAGTGGGCTTGTACACTTCTCCACATTTAAAGGATTTTCGGGAGCGTATTAAAATTGATGGTAAAGAAATATCAGAAGAATTTGTGGTGAATTTCATTGCAGAAAATAAGCCGTTTTTTGAAACTCATGAACTTTCCTTTTTTGAAATGACCGTTGGGATGGCATTTCAGTATTTTTCTGAAGAAAAAGTAGATATCGCTATTGTTGAAGTAGGTCTTGGCGGGCGTTTCGATTCTACGAATATAATTACCCCAGAAATTTCTGTAATAACCAATATTGGTTTCGATCACACCGATTTTTTAGGGGATACATTGGGGAAAATAGCATGGGAAAAGGGCGGGATTATAAAACCTAACGTACCCGTAGTGATAAGTGAATATCATGAAGAAACATTCCCCGTTTTTCAAAAAATCGCAATAGAAAAACAGGCAAGCATGAGCCTAGCTTCCAAATTGGAACTAAATTACAAAAGCGATTTGCTAGGTGATTACCAAGTAAATAATATAAAAGCTGTTGTGGCCACGCTAAAGGAGTTAAAAGGTTTTAAGGTTTCAGAAGAAAATATAATTAACGGACTTCAAAATACGGTAAAAAATACGGGTTTGATGGGGCGTTGGCAACAGCTAGGCGAACATCCCACCATAATTTGCGACACTGCACATAATAAGGAAGGCCTTTCTATTGTTATGAAGCAGCTTTCCAAACAGGATTTTATTAGGTTACATATGGTCTTAGGGTTCGTAAAGGACAAAAAGCTAGAAGATATTGTTCCCATTTTACCAAAAAATGCATTGTATTACTTTTGTAGTCCAAATATTTCTCGCGGCTTAAATGCGGAAATACTAAAGGAAAAAGCTAAAGAAAACGGTTTGATCGGAGCGGTATTCAGTTCAGTTTCAGAAGCTTTAGAAGCGGCTCGAAATGCAGCCAATGAAGACGATTTTATTTACGTTGGAGGCAGTACCTTTGTGGTTGCGGAGGTGGTTTAA
- the trhA gene encoding PAQR family membrane homeostasis protein TrhA translates to MDQSKKEEFWNALTHGIGALLSMVGLVYLLQQDSHKTAYSTLSIWIYGLSAFLLFSISTVYHAVTNIGKKTFLRKLDHISIYFLIAGTYTPVCLISLESGSGWSFFWTVWGIAAVGLILKLFFTGKFEYLSLLLYLAMGWLIVFDVKNLMAALSKPELLYLVMGGLFYTIGIVFYAIKKIPYHHVIWHFFVLGGAISHYFMVLSLVLNF, encoded by the coding sequence ATGGATCAGTCGAAAAAAGAAGAGTTTTGGAATGCCTTAACCCATGGTATTGGGGCGCTTCTCAGTATGGTAGGACTTGTCTATTTGCTTCAACAGGACAGTCATAAAACGGCATATAGCACCTTAAGTATTTGGATTTACGGACTCTCTGCTTTTCTATTGTTCTCCATTTCTACCGTTTATCATGCAGTAACAAATATTGGTAAAAAAACTTTCCTCCGGAAGTTAGATCATATCAGCATCTATTTTTTAATTGCTGGAACGTACACCCCGGTATGTTTAATATCCTTAGAAAGTGGGTCTGGCTGGAGCTTCTTCTGGACTGTTTGGGGAATTGCAGCGGTGGGACTTATATTAAAGTTGTTTTTTACGGGAAAATTTGAATACCTCTCCCTTTTATTATATCTGGCCATGGGTTGGCTTATAGTATTTGATGTGAAAAATTTAATGGCGGCACTCTCCAAACCAGAACTATTGTATTTGGTGATGGGAGGTTTATTTTACACCATCGGCATTGTCTTTTACGCCATTAAAAAAATTCCTTATCACCATGTTATCTGGCATTTTTTTGTTTTAGGCGGTGCTATAAGTCATTATTTTATGGTGCTGAGTTTGGTTCTGAACTTTTAA
- a CDS encoding Ig-like domain-containing protein — protein MLRFVTLLIFFAFIIGACSEDKEEVDVTPPNFNIKIEGLDISSSTTETPIIGNKIDIEINSKDEKSISKVEAFINSDKLSEDLQAPFKLSLDLSSYSSVKKNTSNKGDKYSLKVVATGFNGMTAATTQEVFIDNTLPTISEVSIANDTIINGEENIITFIAEDDQEITKLEVVLNDTIIEHESLEDNNYQFNINTLTLEDGIKTFIISASDAAGNKTDYNISLTTDNTGPSMTFENIENGQTIYGKIILEPILEDLYSDIDSIQIKLNDSILVSTKNEKVSFEFDAKQYPTGNHKLNISSTDHKGNKSIKEINFLIHRRLLVVNIPEGLISNSFSQFYIFSSDKNGAILDLKEVFPTTRSVTLSTEKNLGSNDNFMVTFAAFSSGYADSSYLTTFQNLTINNPSEVHLKQTNREISQARKYVNSTGLNFEPTLGSIINVDAYGSDYNGQYINDTNKMWMELYETTLKPTSSKVYFSYHNQNNNNYKYYIVDRDSLKNNFKLNYNNFITDGVERRFFNASISDESRQEYGSSLILDGYLNEEDFLNGSFNRIWSYGNYPEKINGAYFDFNTNFHKYSYRLAIGNYFTKRVGQPKEFYDVPTWTLDYSFSNNQLNLTTTGANHYVGNVYLENDDQSQDIYRWKIIFNSKDSERIILPELPLELATWNIMDDFQNQNLTIQQVDIRRYGSIENYDEYLNKSLKNNLNNSQTSDLIEGIYSNKYPAFSDIEDFFIFRYY, from the coding sequence ATGCTACGATTTGTTACTCTACTGATTTTTTTCGCCTTTATAATAGGTGCCTGCTCTGAAGATAAAGAGGAGGTTGATGTAACCCCTCCAAACTTTAATATAAAAATTGAAGGTCTCGATATTTCTTCATCAACAACGGAAACCCCAATAATAGGAAACAAGATTGACATCGAAATCAATTCCAAGGATGAAAAAAGTATAAGCAAAGTTGAAGCCTTTATAAACAGCGACAAGTTAAGCGAAGACTTGCAAGCACCTTTCAAACTGAGTTTAGATCTTTCTAGCTATAGTTCTGTCAAAAAAAACACTTCAAATAAAGGAGACAAGTACTCTCTTAAAGTGGTCGCCACAGGCTTTAATGGAATGACAGCAGCAACCACTCAAGAGGTTTTCATAGATAACACTTTACCCACGATCTCTGAAGTATCTATTGCAAATGACACCATTATTAATGGAGAAGAAAATATTATCACTTTTATTGCAGAAGACGATCAAGAAATAACAAAGCTTGAAGTGGTATTGAACGATACTATTATAGAGCATGAATCATTAGAAGATAATAATTACCAGTTCAATATAAATACTTTAACTCTCGAAGATGGAATTAAGACATTTATAATTTCTGCTTCCGATGCCGCTGGAAATAAAACGGATTATAATATAAGCCTGACTACAGATAATACGGGACCCAGCATGACCTTTGAAAACATAGAAAATGGTCAGACGATTTATGGGAAAATTATTCTTGAGCCTATTTTAGAAGATTTATATTCTGATATTGATAGCATTCAAATAAAACTAAACGACTCGATTTTAGTAAGCACGAAGAACGAGAAGGTTTCTTTTGAGTTTGACGCCAAACAATACCCAACTGGAAATCACAAATTGAATATTTCTAGTACAGACCACAAGGGAAATAAAAGCATTAAAGAAATAAATTTCTTAATTCACAGAAGACTTTTGGTGGTTAATATCCCTGAAGGCCTTATAAGTAATTCGTTTTCACAATTCTATATTTTCTCATCCGATAAAAACGGAGCAATTCTTGATTTAAAAGAAGTTTTTCCAACAACAAGGTCGGTTACTTTAAGCACTGAAAAAAACTTGGGCAGCAATGATAATTTCATGGTGACCTTTGCAGCTTTCAGTTCTGGTTATGCCGATTCTAGCTATTTAACAACTTTTCAAAATTTAACTATTAATAACCCTTCCGAAGTTCATCTGAAGCAAACAAATAGAGAAATTTCTCAAGCAAGAAAATATGTTAATTCAACAGGCTTGAATTTTGAACCCACTCTAGGTTCAATTATAAACGTTGACGCTTATGGCAGTGATTATAATGGTCAGTATATAAACGACACAAACAAGATGTGGATGGAATTATACGAAACAACTTTAAAACCAACCTCTTCTAAAGTATATTTTAGCTACCATAATCAAAACAATAATAATTACAAGTATTATATTGTTGATCGCGACAGCCTCAAAAATAATTTTAAATTGAATTACAACAATTTTATAACCGATGGCGTAGAAAGAAGATTTTTTAATGCCTCTATTTCCGATGAATCTAGACAAGAATACGGCTCCAGCTTGATTCTTGATGGATACCTAAATGAAGAAGATTTTTTGAACGGCAGTTTTAATAGAATATGGAGTTACGGAAATTACCCAGAAAAGATTAATGGTGCATACTTTGATTTTAACACGAATTTTCACAAATACTCTTATAGACTTGCAATTGGTAATTATTTCACAAAAAGAGTAGGACAACCAAAAGAATTTTATGACGTTCCTACATGGACTTTGGATTACTCTTTTTCTAATAACCAACTAAATTTAACGACAACAGGCGCCAATCATTATGTTGGCAATGTATATTTAGAAAATGATGATCAATCTCAAGATATTTATAGATGGAAAATAATTTTTAACAGTAAGGATTCTGAAAGGATCATCTTGCCCGAATTACCCTTGGAATTAGCTACTTGGAATATTATGGATGATTTTCAAAATCAAAATTTAACAATCCAACAAGTCGATATTAGAAGGTATGGTTCGATTGAAAATTATGATGAATACTTAAACAAATCTTTGAAGAATAATTTAAACAATTCTCAAACATCCGATTTAATTGAAGGGATTTATTCCAATAAATATCCCGCATTTAGCGATATTGAAGATTTCTTTATATTCAGGTATTATTAA
- a CDS encoding DUF4268 domain-containing protein — MFSREESKALRKEFWISFGKSFPRKWILYNTKIKNFSFKFYFDKKKAMVMLDIEDQDLEKRITYYEKMESLKSVLIEHYLPEAIYEDIYFLDNGKEISRIYVLKEGVSIHNKNTWQETMVFLNETMQKFEEFYLDFEDFIKS, encoded by the coding sequence ATGTTTAGCAGGGAAGAATCTAAAGCATTACGAAAAGAATTTTGGATATCATTTGGGAAGTCTTTTCCAAGGAAATGGATTCTGTACAATACCAAAATCAAAAATTTTTCTTTTAAGTTTTATTTTGATAAGAAGAAAGCTATGGTGATGCTCGATATTGAAGATCAAGATCTAGAAAAACGGATTACCTATTACGAAAAAATGGAGTCCCTTAAGTCCGTTCTCATAGAACATTACTTACCAGAAGCTATCTATGAGGATATTTATTTTTTAGACAATGGTAAGGAGATCTCAAGAATTTATGTTTTGAAAGAAGGGGTAAGCATTCATAACAAAAATACGTGGCAAGAGACCATGGTATTTTTAAACGAAACTATGCAAAAGTTTGAAGAATTTTATTTAGACTTCGAAGATTTTATCAAGTCTTAA
- a CDS encoding Gfo/Idh/MocA family protein, whose amino-acid sequence MKRRDFVIKSSAALAGTSVFSAVVPTIFKDKPIKIGVIGTGSRGGGLIPFLNEIEGIEVAACCDVLPFRLEKGLRRTGNRATAYTDYRNLLEDKNIDAVLIATPFATHGDIAVDALQAGTHVYCEKTMTRGYKGIKALVDAANKSDKILQTGHQYHSSRLYVDVVKSIHQGKIGKITSFECQWNRNGDWRRPVPDPSLERAINWRMYEEFSGGLTAELCSHQIDFANWVTKSTPNRVMGMGGIDYWKDGRETYDNVHLLYEYPEGIKASFTCLTSNSKDDYQIKVMGDKGTIILDYTKAWFYPEGTYEAKKVVGEVDGVSGATISNGWDEGKGIPLPYNHANPTKQALMDFRDSILTNTTPISNAVTGGNAAVAVQMGIDAMHLNKIVHWKNVSLI is encoded by the coding sequence ATGAAACGAAGAGATTTTGTAATAAAAAGTAGTGCGGCACTAGCTGGAACATCAGTTTTTAGTGCGGTTGTACCAACTATATTTAAGGACAAGCCAATTAAAATTGGCGTTATAGGAACTGGGAGTAGAGGCGGAGGCTTGATTCCTTTTTTAAATGAAATTGAAGGTATTGAGGTGGCGGCATGCTGCGATGTATTGCCTTTCCGCTTGGAAAAAGGATTGCGAAGAACTGGCAATAGAGCAACAGCTTATACCGATTATAGAAATCTACTGGAAGACAAAAATATAGATGCAGTTCTCATTGCAACCCCTTTCGCTACACATGGAGACATTGCTGTAGATGCCTTGCAAGCTGGCACGCATGTTTATTGTGAAAAAACAATGACGCGCGGTTACAAAGGGATAAAAGCCTTAGTCGATGCCGCCAATAAATCGGATAAAATTTTACAGACCGGACACCAATATCACAGTTCCCGTCTCTATGTAGATGTAGTTAAATCCATTCACCAAGGGAAGATAGGAAAAATCACTTCTTTTGAATGTCAGTGGAACCGAAACGGGGATTGGCGAAGACCAGTGCCGGATCCTTCACTGGAGAGAGCTATTAATTGGCGTATGTATGAAGAGTTTTCTGGAGGGCTTACAGCAGAACTATGCTCACATCAAATAGATTTTGCCAATTGGGTTACAAAATCCACCCCAAATAGAGTCATGGGTATGGGAGGTATAGATTATTGGAAAGACGGGAGAGAAACCTACGATAATGTACACCTCTTATACGAATACCCAGAAGGGATAAAGGCTAGTTTCACATGTTTGACTTCCAATTCTAAGGACGATTACCAAATAAAGGTCATGGGAGACAAGGGAACCATTATTTTAGATTATACAAAAGCTTGGTTTTATCCCGAAGGCACCTATGAAGCTAAAAAAGTAGTTGGGGAGGTAGACGGCGTTTCTGGAGCTACCATTAGTAATGGTTGGGATGAAGGAAAAGGGATTCCTTTGCCTTACAATCATGCCAATCCAACAAAACAGGCTTTAATGGATTTTAGGGACAGTATTTTGACCAATACCACTCCAATATCCAATGCAGTTACAGGAGGTAATGCTGCTGTAGCTGTGCAAATGGGAATAGATGCCATGCACCTAAATAAAATAGTGCATTGGAAAAATGTTTCTTTGATTTAA
- a CDS encoding ZIP family metal transporter — MLNYLLPILAVLLGYVFVLVFKFKEKNSLKLLLAFSGAFLLSITVFNLFPEVYEDGDPKKTGVFIMLGILLQVFLEFFSKGAEHGHVHLNKEMQTFPWLLFISLSIHAILEGFPIHNHDTLLYGIIIHKIPIAIILSTFFLSAQMKKSTVAIFLILFSLMTPFGSYIAENFTTVQKYYHEISAIVIGIFLHISTVILFESSEGHKFNLRKLIVIFLGILIAYYI; from the coding sequence ATGTTAAATTACCTTCTGCCCATCCTCGCCGTACTTTTAGGATATGTTTTTGTACTGGTTTTTAAGTTCAAAGAAAAAAATAGTCTTAAACTACTCTTGGCTTTTAGTGGGGCTTTTTTATTATCCATTACTGTTTTCAATTTGTTCCCTGAAGTTTATGAAGATGGGGACCCCAAGAAAACAGGTGTATTTATTATGCTGGGTATTTTACTGCAAGTATTTCTGGAATTCTTTTCTAAAGGTGCAGAACACGGACATGTACACTTAAATAAGGAAATGCAGACCTTCCCTTGGCTGTTGTTTATAAGTTTGAGTATTCACGCAATTTTGGAAGGTTTCCCGATACATAATCACGACACTTTATTGTATGGTATAATTATCCATAAAATCCCTATTGCCATTATTTTGAGCACATTCTTTTTGAGCGCCCAAATGAAAAAGAGCACCGTAGCCATTTTTCTTATCCTCTTTTCTTTAATGACACCATTTGGAAGTTATATAGCCGAAAATTTCACTACAGTGCAGAAATACTATCATGAAATATCGGCTATTGTAATCGGTATTTTTCTTCATATCTCCACCGTCATACTTTTTGAAAGTTCCGAAGGACATAAATTCAACCTCAGAAAATTGATTGTAATTTTTCTGGGGATTCTTATTGCGTATTATATTTAA
- a CDS encoding class I SAM-dependent RNA methyltransferase, with product MSNNFKMVAKTMFGFEEILEGELKKLGAINVEKGVRNVSFEGDKGFMYKANLCLRTAIKILKPINSFKVRSEQDLYDKIYKMDWEEYMSFNNTFAIDATVNSEQFNHSLFIALKTKDAIADKFRNTHGKRPDVDLKYPDLRINIHIQKDICNVSLDSSGQSLHQRGYKTATNIAPINEVLAAGMLLLSGWDGQTNFMDPMCGSGTIPIEAAMIACNIPANINRREFSFEKWRDYDEDLFDKIVESSLKKTREFHYKIYGFDKAPSAVRKAVDNVKNANLSDYISIEQEDFFETEKQVEGKLHMVFNPPYGERLQIDMETFYAEIGDTLKQKYPNTDAWFITSNMEAIKNVGLRPSRRIKLFNGKLESKLLKYEIYEGSKKAKFNNPPK from the coding sequence ATGTCTAATAATTTTAAAATGGTGGCCAAAACCATGTTTGGTTTTGAAGAAATACTCGAAGGCGAACTTAAAAAGCTGGGAGCGATTAATGTAGAAAAAGGTGTTCGAAACGTTTCATTTGAAGGGGATAAAGGTTTTATGTACAAAGCAAACCTTTGCCTACGCACAGCCATTAAAATCTTAAAACCTATTAATAGTTTTAAGGTTAGAAGTGAACAGGATTTATATGATAAGATCTATAAAATGGATTGGGAAGAGTATATGTCTTTCAACAATACTTTTGCGATCGATGCTACGGTGAATTCAGAGCAATTCAATCATTCTCTTTTTATAGCTTTAAAAACAAAAGATGCCATTGCCGATAAATTTAGAAATACCCATGGCAAGCGTCCAGATGTAGATTTAAAATATCCAGATTTGCGTATTAATATTCATATTCAAAAGGACATTTGTAATGTCTCTTTGGATAGTTCGGGACAGTCTTTGCACCAACGAGGTTATAAAACAGCTACTAACATTGCACCTATTAACGAAGTGTTGGCAGCGGGTATGCTTCTGTTGAGCGGTTGGGATGGCCAAACCAATTTCATGGACCCTATGTGCGGTAGTGGTACCATTCCTATTGAAGCTGCGATGATTGCCTGTAATATTCCGGCAAACATAAATAGAAGGGAATTTTCTTTTGAAAAATGGCGTGATTACGATGAAGACCTTTTTGATAAAATAGTGGAGAGCAGTTTAAAAAAGACGCGCGAATTCCATTATAAAATCTACGGTTTCGATAAAGCACCTTCCGCAGTAAGAAAGGCAGTCGATAATGTTAAAAACGCCAATCTTTCAGATTATATAAGCATAGAGCAGGAAGACTTTTTTGAAACGGAAAAGCAAGTGGAAGGAAAATTACATATGGTCTTCAATCCACCTTACGGAGAACGTTTGCAAATAGATATGGAGACTTTTTATGCGGAAATTGGGGATACTTTAAAACAGAAATATCCGAATACCGATGCCTGGTTTATCACTTCGAATATGGAGGCGATTAAAAATGTTGGCTTAAGACCTTCCCGAAGAATAAAACTCTTTAATGGGAAATTGGAAAGTAAACTGCTGAAATATGAAATCTACGAAGGCAGTAAAAAAGCTAAATTTAACAACCCGCCGAAATAG
- a CDS encoding DUF6048 family protein: protein MLKYFISTIILLCVFTSYSQEKEAVIVDSSSIDTVPVNKIKLDSTIYRQRYGLRIGVDLSKPIRSLLDDDYRGLELVGDFRVSYNFYVAAELGNEEKTTQEDNFNFTTNGSYVKLGFDWNTYQNWYGMENIINLGVRFGLSTFSQTLNDYQVYTPNQFWGEAAAGLSGADNLGEYSGLNAQWTEVVFGIKVEIVRNVFMSGSVRLNYLINDTQANQFPNLYVPGFNKVTDGSKFGVGYNYTISYLIPVFKSSKPKKKKE from the coding sequence ATGTTAAAATATTTCATTAGTACCATAATCCTTCTTTGCGTATTCACTTCTTATTCTCAAGAAAAAGAAGCTGTTATAGTGGATAGCAGTTCCATAGATACGGTGCCTGTCAACAAAATAAAGCTGGATAGTACCATCTACAGACAACGCTATGGTTTAAGGATAGGTGTAGATCTAAGTAAACCAATACGCTCCCTTTTGGATGACGACTATCGCGGACTGGAATTGGTAGGGGATTTTAGGGTTTCTTACAATTTTTATGTAGCTGCAGAGCTTGGAAACGAAGAAAAAACCACCCAAGAAGACAATTTTAATTTTACCACTAATGGTAGCTACGTGAAACTTGGTTTCGACTGGAACACTTATCAAAATTGGTATGGAATGGAAAACATTATAAATTTGGGAGTTCGTTTCGGCCTAAGTACCTTTAGCCAAACCCTAAACGATTATCAAGTCTACACCCCCAATCAATTTTGGGGAGAAGCTGCTGCTGGACTATCTGGAGCAGATAACCTAGGGGAATATAGCGGACTCAATGCGCAATGGACGGAAGTTGTTTTTGGGATAAAAGTAGAAATAGTACGCAATGTATTTATGAGTGGCAGTGTACGCCTAAATTACCTTATAAACGATACGCAAGCCAATCAATTTCCAAACCTTTACGTTCCAGGCTTTAATAAAGTTACCGACGGTAGTAAATTTGGCGTGGGTTACAACTATACCATTTCTTATTTAATCCCTGTGTTTAAAAGTAGCAAACCAAAAAAGAAGAAAGAGTAA
- a CDS encoding DUF6452 family protein has protein sequence MKKLLFILFIFGIGAGIFSACEKDDICPPETLTTPYLKVGFFNFNNQEREKAVPKLRVLGVNVAEDGTYTIVDTLNTFPDRSNRVAVDLPLKTSENTSTFLLINNSRDNEDGEEIGNIDTLQFNYTRQERFISRGCGYGVNFTDLVTILNPDYNDTVQNPNEWVTAIFDQETNLENQDTIHVKIFH, from the coding sequence ATGAAAAAACTTTTATTTATACTATTTATTTTTGGAATTGGAGCTGGTATATTCTCAGCTTGTGAAAAAGACGATATTTGTCCGCCCGAAACTTTAACCACACCCTATTTAAAAGTAGGCTTTTTCAACTTTAATAATCAAGAAAGGGAAAAAGCAGTTCCAAAATTACGTGTCTTGGGTGTAAACGTAGCAGAAGATGGAACCTACACCATAGTAGATACATTAAACACGTTTCCAGACCGCAGCAATCGGGTTGCGGTAGACCTACCCTTAAAAACTTCAGAGAACACCTCTACTTTTTTATTAATAAACAACTCCAGGGATAATGAAGATGGGGAAGAAATTGGAAATATAGACACCTTGCAGTTTAACTATACCCGGCAAGAACGATTTATTTCAAGGGGATGTGGTTATGGCGTTAATTTTACCGATTTAGTAACTATTTTAAATCCAGATTATAACGATACCGTACAGAATCCCAACGAATGGGTAACCGCCATTTTCGACCAAGAAACGAATCTAGAAAACCAAGACACGATTCATGTTAAAATATTTCATTAG